One genomic window of Pseudomonadota bacterium includes the following:
- a CDS encoding tetratricopeptide repeat protein, with translation METLKKIMQSVLLVILVSAAITFTCPSVCKAGYDFGKLPVSVRLVLSDVRDLMNKKEYDRVVERILAFRTGECKTSSKKTETGEYGHPLICFTLGNCYLLQGNYLNAKKEYTASVKQTPEFLEGWLNLAKTCYELKEYNEAAKCYARAYEQSGQSNQSGQSGRKNPDYLYYCAAGYLMAKEYSLSIDVFERLFQDYSGNIQQQWRENYIHALLSADQQRRALPVIEAVINDSKGKDKTRWQEILLHLYLQLDMRTQALSFAARLARDNPSVAGWWKALVHIYLPCGRYEDALAALTIYGYLTPLTDEEKKLWADLNLQLEIPVRAAGIYENILKDNPDKRLLQNLVAAYRKLNNNEKALELLENFFAKTNDPELLMLRGDLLYTLKRFNEANNTYCRAAKTGSQEVGRAWLMAGYSAWKTKEFDAGCKAFQMAAKYNEQRKAALLAMAEIKKNGSALKSKNSEERKM, from the coding sequence ATGGAAACCTTAAAAAAGATAATGCAAAGTGTATTACTGGTAATATTGGTGTCGGCAGCTATAACCTTTACTTGCCCATCAGTCTGCAAGGCCGGGTATGACTTTGGGAAATTACCCGTTTCAGTGAGATTAGTACTATCTGATGTAAGGGATTTAATGAACAAAAAAGAGTACGATCGGGTTGTAGAAAGAATCCTTGCATTCCGGACAGGTGAATGCAAAACCTCATCAAAAAAAACCGAAACCGGGGAATATGGGCATCCCCTTATTTGCTTTACTCTTGGCAACTGTTATCTTTTGCAGGGAAATTATTTAAATGCAAAAAAAGAGTATACAGCATCGGTAAAGCAAACTCCGGAGTTTTTAGAAGGCTGGTTGAATCTGGCTAAAACCTGTTATGAACTCAAAGAATATAATGAAGCCGCAAAATGTTATGCCCGTGCCTATGAACAATCGGGTCAATCGAATCAATCAGGCCAATCAGGCCGGAAAAATCCTGATTACCTTTACTATTGTGCGGCAGGTTATCTCATGGCCAAAGAATACAGTCTCTCAATTGATGTATTTGAAAGACTGTTTCAAGACTACTCAGGAAATATCCAACAGCAGTGGCGGGAAAATTATATCCATGCGCTGCTTTCCGCCGATCAACAACGTCGTGCACTGCCTGTAATTGAAGCGGTTATAAATGACTCAAAAGGAAAGGATAAAACCAGATGGCAGGAAATACTGCTTCATCTTTATCTGCAACTGGATATGCGCACGCAGGCACTTTCTTTTGCTGCAAGGCTGGCACGCGATAATCCTTCTGTGGCCGGATGGTGGAAGGCCCTTGTGCACATATATTTACCGTGTGGACGTTACGAAGATGCTTTGGCAGCTCTTACTATCTACGGATACCTGACGCCGCTCACAGACGAAGAGAAAAAACTGTGGGCCGATTTAAATCTTCAACTTGAAATTCCTGTCAGGGCTGCCGGGATTTATGAAAATATATTAAAAGACAATCCTGATAAACGGCTGCTGCAAAATCTTGTGGCGGCTTATCGCAAGCTAAACAACAATGAAAAAGCACTGGAACTTTTGGAAAATTTTTTTGCTAAAACCAATGATCCTGAGCTGTTAATGCTAAGAGGAGATTTGCTTTATACGCTAAAACGTTTCAATGAAGCAAATAATACCTATTGTCGTGCTGCAAAAACCGGTTCACAGGAAGTAGGTCGGGCCTGGTTAATGGCCGGTTATTCAGCATGGAAAACTAAAGAGTTTGATGCAGGATGCAAAGCTTTTCAAATGGCTGCAAAATACAACGAGCAACGTAAAGCAGCTCTCCTGGCAATGGCCGAAATAAAAAAGAATGGTAGTGCTTTAAAGTCAAAGAATTCAGAGGAAAGGAAGATGTAA
- a CDS encoding biopolymer transporter ExbD encodes MLNITAARRSKRGVTELNMAPLIDMVFILLIFFLVTTSFVKETGIDVNRPTASTAVSQSKATILIAVDQQNRIFIDHREIDIRAVRANVERNLAENPDGAIIVVADKASTTGTAITVMDGCRMAGAKNVSLAAGLPESQ; translated from the coding sequence ATGCTAAATATCACAGCAGCAAGACGAAGTAAGCGCGGTGTAACGGAATTGAACATGGCGCCGCTTATAGACATGGTTTTTATCCTGTTGATCTTTTTTCTGGTGACAACTTCTTTTGTAAAAGAGACGGGAATCGATGTGAACCGGCCCACTGCCTCTACAGCAGTCAGCCAATCCAAAGCAACCATTCTTATTGCAGTGGATCAGCAAAACCGTATTTTTATAGATCATCGTGAAATTGATATCCGCGCAGTGCGTGCTAATGTTGAACGCAATCTTGCCGAGAATCCTGATGGTGCTATTATTGTTGTTGCGGACAAAGCCAGTACTACAGGAACAGCTATTACGGTTATGGACGGATGCCGTATGGCAGGTGCAAAAAATGTTTCTTTGGCTGCCGGTCTGCCGGAGAGTCAATAA
- a CDS encoding TonB-dependent receptor: MIKLLTKCFILLTGILVITISPLAYGGEEVTDEVKHLDDMVVKEKAGAPGLEQSPSETIIEIDKFTTIGPQTSVMDVLKTQAIVDFRGESGLDPGVDSIYLRGFDSKRFVTAIDSLTVQKTGGRKSSNIVDYALMPTFLIEKVEILPGPHSALYDSKSIGGVVNMISKKPRRYDTLKPDLTFKTSYGSYDTVNSEVVVQGAVNVFTYDMAYKKYSTNGYLRNNETDIDTVFSRFGLLLPADGFAAFSVSYSEVGREAPVNNPGSAPPYETDYNSNYPKVSDSPWDPVQKPTWDGRSYSYRLNIEQPSPIGNLTFGGYYGEDNRERAYEEWNNSNNHALGTYHTIMDTDWWQQGGKIQDEIKWTDNHITTVGYDMVKLYDDGLDDRKTKRIHKNGGYVQHQWAITPSVDLRLGMRYEDVGVWVTNTGTNSIPGRDEKIKRNWDELMPKSFATWKMDQVAPWLRDTSLSAGISKIWRAPDYHGDYNPQGRPAGAWLEPEHGIGYDLVFNRRLFRDINFKLNYAFYEIKDFIATNSTYANYTGASAGSLRYSDYKVNLEKVYRHGVDVEMGGHLTDALSFYLTYAWQIFENEGNEPAAETELDQRARNRVGAGLRYALYEKTTLMMDYYYQSEETTEISEEIAEDVWDFRNVDIDEYHIVDIGVQQTLVDDAWAFKNVTLNVYVKNLFDKEYYDTSGYRATDMFFGVSFSAKM, from the coding sequence ATGATAAAATTATTGACAAAATGCTTTATCCTTTTAACAGGGATATTAGTAATAACCATATCTCCGCTCGCTTATGGCGGGGAAGAAGTTACAGATGAAGTTAAACACCTTGATGATATGGTGGTCAAGGAAAAGGCAGGGGCGCCGGGTCTTGAACAAAGCCCTTCGGAAACGATTATTGAGATTGACAAGTTTACTACAATAGGTCCTCAGACCAGTGTGATGGATGTGCTTAAAACACAAGCTATCGTTGACTTTCGCGGGGAGAGCGGCCTTGATCCCGGTGTTGACAGCATTTATCTGCGGGGTTTTGACAGCAAGCGATTTGTTACGGCCATTGATTCACTGACCGTACAGAAAACCGGTGGCCGGAAATCAAGCAACATTGTGGACTATGCTCTAATGCCCACTTTTTTAATTGAAAAAGTGGAAATTCTGCCAGGACCTCATTCGGCCCTTTATGATAGCAAAAGCATAGGCGGTGTTGTGAATATGATTTCCAAAAAACCCAGGCGCTATGACACGTTAAAGCCGGATCTTACATTTAAGACCAGCTATGGCTCTTACGATACCGTAAATAGTGAAGTAGTGGTTCAGGGGGCTGTAAATGTGTTCACATATGACATGGCCTATAAGAAATACAGCACAAACGGTTATCTGCGCAATAACGAGACGGATATCGATACTGTTTTCAGCCGTTTTGGTTTATTGTTGCCGGCTGACGGCTTTGCTGCTTTCAGTGTATCCTATTCCGAGGTAGGACGTGAGGCTCCGGTTAATAATCCAGGATCTGCTCCTCCTTACGAGACTGATTATAATTCAAATTATCCGAAAGTATCGGACAGCCCATGGGATCCCGTGCAAAAACCCACCTGGGACGGCAGATCATATTCTTATCGCCTGAATATAGAACAGCCTAGTCCTATAGGTAATCTGACATTCGGCGGCTATTACGGTGAAGACAATCGTGAACGGGCCTATGAAGAGTGGAACAACAGCAATAATCATGCGCTGGGAACCTATCACACCATAATGGATACGGATTGGTGGCAGCAGGGAGGCAAGATCCAGGATGAAATAAAATGGACGGATAACCATATTACTACTGTCGGGTATGATATGGTAAAGCTTTATGACGACGGTCTCGATGACCGCAAGACCAAGCGTATACATAAAAATGGCGGTTATGTACAACACCAGTGGGCTATAACTCCTTCGGTAGATCTGAGACTGGGGATGCGCTATGAAGATGTCGGGGTATGGGTTACAAATACCGGAACAAATTCCATACCGGGAAGAGATGAAAAAATTAAACGCAACTGGGACGAACTTATGCCCAAATCATTTGCCACCTGGAAAATGGACCAAGTGGCTCCCTGGCTGCGTGATACATCGTTATCTGCAGGCATAAGCAAAATATGGCGTGCTCCTGACTACCACGGTGATTATAATCCCCAAGGCAGGCCGGCAGGTGCCTGGCTTGAGCCGGAGCACGGCATAGGTTATGATCTGGTATTTAACCGAAGATTATTTCGGGACATAAATTTCAAACTAAACTATGCTTTTTACGAGATCAAAGATTTTATCGCAACTAACAGTACTTATGCCAATTATACCGGGGCATCTGCCGGCAGCCTGCGTTATAGTGATTATAAGGTAAATCTGGAAAAGGTTTACCGGCATGGAGTGGATGTGGAAATGGGTGGCCATTTGACGGATGCACTCTCATTTTACCTGACATATGCATGGCAGATTTTTGAAAACGAAGGTAATGAACCGGCAGCGGAAACCGAACTGGATCAGCGAGCCAGAAACCGGGTGGGAGCAGGTTTGAGATATGCGCTTTATGAAAAAACGACACTGATGATGGATTACTATTACCAGAGTGAAGAGACCACTGAGATTTCCGAAGAAATTGCGGAAGATGTCTGGGATTTTCGCAATGTGGATATAGATGAATATCATATTGTGGATATAGGCGTTCAGCAAACTTTGGTAGATGATGCCTGGGCATTTAAAAATGTTACACTAAACGTTTATGTTAAAAATCTGTTTGATAAAGAATACTACGATACATCCGGATACAGGGCTACAGACATGTTCTTTGGCGTGTCGTTCAGTGCGAAGATGTAA
- a CDS encoding MotA/TolQ/ExbB proton channel family protein — protein sequence MKYLLYPVLTGFIISAILVFSVYAQDMRAIQVQAQKTKEVLIQKAATELESARQEATKNLEHIASDRSAMEKAVAELRAKNRQIEKENEVLNTQERNLLEKEKILILELADSDSMVRELVGVIRINAKDISALVNENLQSAISKNNSDFLQAVTAQSKFPGMEEIRSMAEMLFGQVKTSGEVSIKKGIIVDRAGKETHADILSLGCFTAAYRSGGETGFLNYSEAGKKLYALSKLPSGRLQKQLVRYMEGRSEAVPIDVSRGAALRQLTHELSLWQQIPKGGALVWPILTILFIGVIIVVERIVFLNRKRINDSSVIGKIETMVNEQNWEGSQEICASYPGKSVIRVLKAALNCRNMPREDMENAVHESILTEIPPLERFLSTLGMLAAIAPLLGLLGTVTGMIDTFHIITQYGTGDPRMMSGGISVALVTTMLGLSVAIPIMFAHTLLSRAVDNMVGQMEEKAVALINIIHKNRGN from the coding sequence ATGAAATATCTGCTTTACCCGGTATTAACCGGATTCATTATATCTGCGATATTGGTTTTTTCGGTTTATGCTCAGGATATGCGTGCAATTCAGGTACAGGCACAAAAAACAAAAGAGGTGCTGATTCAAAAAGCGGCTACCGAGCTTGAGTCTGCCAGGCAGGAAGCGACAAAAAATCTGGAGCATATTGCCAGCGACAGGTCTGCCATGGAAAAAGCCGTTGCAGAATTAAGAGCGAAAAACCGTCAAATAGAAAAAGAAAATGAAGTGCTTAATACTCAGGAGCGTAACCTTTTGGAAAAAGAGAAAATATTAATCCTGGAACTGGCCGACTCTGACAGTATGGTTCGTGAGCTTGTGGGGGTAATCCGGATTAACGCAAAAGACATATCTGCACTGGTGAATGAAAACCTTCAGAGCGCAATAAGTAAAAATAATTCTGATTTTCTGCAGGCTGTAACAGCTCAGTCAAAATTTCCGGGGATGGAAGAGATTCGCAGTATGGCCGAAATGCTTTTCGGGCAAGTAAAAACATCAGGAGAAGTAAGTATTAAAAAAGGTATTATCGTTGACCGTGCAGGTAAAGAAACTCATGCAGATATTCTTAGTTTGGGATGTTTCACCGCAGCATATAGATCCGGCGGTGAAACAGGCTTTTTGAATTATTCCGAAGCAGGGAAAAAACTCTATGCTCTTTCAAAGCTGCCTTCAGGACGCCTTCAAAAACAGTTAGTCCGTTACATGGAAGGCAGGTCTGAAGCAGTACCCATAGATGTTTCAAGGGGTGCCGCCCTTCGGCAGTTAACCCATGAGTTAAGTCTGTGGCAACAGATTCCCAAGGGGGGGGCCCTGGTTTGGCCGATTCTCACGATCCTGTTTATAGGTGTTATAATTGTAGTTGAACGTATCGTATTTTTGAACCGAAAACGCATTAATGACAGCAGCGTTATCGGAAAGATTGAAACCATGGTCAATGAGCAGAATTGGGAAGGGAGTCAAGAAATCTGTGCATCTTATCCTGGAAAATCTGTTATCAGGGTATTGAAAGCCGCTTTGAACTGTCGCAACATGCCTCGCGAAGATATGGAAAATGCAGTGCATGAGTCCATCCTGACGGAGATTCCTCCTTTGGAGCGCTTTTTATCCACCCTTGGTATGCTGGCTGCGATTGCTCCACTTTTGGGTTTATTGGGTACGGTAACCGGTATGATCGATACCTTCCATATAATTACTCAGTACGGCACAGGTGATCCACGTATGATGTCCGGCGGCATTTCGGTGGCTTTGGTAACCACAATGCTTGGTTTATCTGTGGCTATTCCTATTATGTTTGCACATACATTACTCAGCCGTGCTGTGGATAACATGGTCGGTCAGATGGAAGAAAAAGCTGTGGCGCTGATAAATATTATTCATAAAAACCGGGGGAACTGA
- a CDS encoding tetrapyrrole methylase: MRKIIYCVCVFILMAVIGDAFADEVGQTTKAHFYLVSVGNGSADNITLRAVKVIKKSDIVFCHERVKEKFPELLQGKEIHDPGFGIFAVYGKKAEDVRKNKRFNYEEKVKQLEEITKIIRNAVKQGKTVSVLDSGDPTIYGPNMWYVEAFEDLDPEIIPGVSCFNAANAALKKGVTSGIKTHSVILTASFGKEDYAGADSIEKLSEHQATMAFFTMFLDLPEVIKKLKTHYPSDTPIAIVLYAGYKDKEKVIYATLDTILDKIGEDKLPFEHMIYVGDFLANRYN; the protein is encoded by the coding sequence ATGAGAAAAATCATTTATTGCGTTTGTGTGTTTATACTTATGGCTGTGATAGGCGATGCGTTCGCAGATGAGGTCGGACAGACAACCAAGGCACATTTTTATCTGGTAAGCGTAGGCAATGGTTCTGCAGATAATATTACCCTGCGTGCCGTAAAAGTAATCAAAAAATCGGATATTGTTTTTTGTCATGAAAGAGTTAAAGAGAAATTTCCTGAACTTTTGCAGGGCAAGGAAATACATGATCCGGGTTTTGGTATTTTTGCCGTATACGGCAAAAAGGCGGAAGATGTTAGGAAAAACAAACGCTTCAATTATGAAGAAAAGGTTAAACAACTTGAAGAGATTACAAAGATTATAAGAAATGCAGTAAAGCAGGGAAAGACTGTATCCGTTTTAGACAGTGGCGATCCTACCATTTATGGGCCGAATATGTGGTATGTTGAGGCATTTGAAGACCTTGATCCTGAAATCATTCCCGGTGTCAGTTGCTTTAATGCAGCCAATGCAGCACTGAAAAAAGGTGTGACATCCGGCATAAAAACTCACTCGGTAATTTTAACCGCATCTTTTGGAAAAGAAGATTATGCAGGAGCAGACAGCATAGAAAAACTTTCCGAACATCAGGCGACTATGGCTTTTTTTACCATGTTTTTGGATCTGCCGGAAGTAATAAAAAAATTAAAAACCCATTATCCGTCCGACACTCCCATAGCAATTGTGCTTTATGCCGGTTATAAAGATAAAGAAAAAGTCATTTATGCTACTCTTGACACAATTTTAGATAAAATCGGCGAAGACAAATTGCCTTTTGAGCATATGATTTATGTGGGTGACTTTTTGGCTAACCGTTATAACTAA
- a CDS encoding energy transducer TonB, translating into MDDFRQYYYKVIHRKNWATWMWAGVGAFGMNLMLFAMMPNLLHRSSAPPLLDTLVPQINVIRIRRPDTPVERKQPKLPEPVAKKIEVSVPAYRLSTPRNYNIPFEVNTRLPAGSDSVQVPPMAQMAVNIPDTSGIAMLGDLDQPLVTLTRMPPFYPLEAKRRGIEGWVNVKFVVNKQGQPENISVVEAKPPRIFDASVLRCISGWRFKPGTIQGLPVKVWAETTIRFELE; encoded by the coding sequence ATGGATGACTTTCGACAGTACTATTATAAAGTAATTCACCGTAAAAACTGGGCTACCTGGATGTGGGCCGGGGTAGGGGCATTTGGTATGAATTTGATGTTGTTCGCCATGATGCCCAATCTGTTGCATCGTTCATCCGCTCCGCCGTTACTGGATACTCTGGTTCCCCAGATTAATGTGATTCGTATCAGGCGGCCTGATACACCGGTGGAACGAAAACAGCCAAAACTCCCTGAGCCTGTGGCCAAAAAAATCGAAGTTTCTGTTCCTGCCTACCGTCTGTCTACGCCACGGAATTATAATATTCCGTTTGAAGTCAATACCAGACTGCCGGCCGGGTCAGATAGCGTTCAGGTTCCACCCATGGCTCAGATGGCAGTAAATATACCTGATACTTCCGGCATTGCCATGTTGGGTGACCTTGATCAACCGCTGGTGACGTTAACACGCATGCCGCCGTTTTATCCTCTTGAAGCCAAACGCAGAGGGATTGAAGGATGGGTTAATGTAAAGTTTGTTGTCAACAAACAGGGTCAACCGGAAAATATATCAGTTGTTGAAGCAAAACCTCCCCGTATTTTTGATGCAAGTGTTTTGCGCTGTATATCAGGCTGGCGTTTTAAGCCTGGAACCATACAAGGCTTGCCCGTAAAGGTATGGGCAGAAACAACAATCCGTTTTGAATTGGAATAA
- a CDS encoding MotA/TolQ/ExbB proton channel family protein: MDDYIKAGGVVMVPLFAVSIVMWLLIIDRAMFFRRLYHKNMDSKTAWSHTNEGRMPDPAQYRGVVSLLVAEFVSRRHGNKELDLHILDEIIQKLSRRLTGYLALIGVLAAIAPLLGLLGTVTGMIATFDVLAVFGTGNAKAMAGGISEALITTQTGLLVAIPGLYMKGFLDRRAQILKQRIEAVGFYLKRHL, from the coding sequence ATGGATGATTATATCAAAGCAGGGGGAGTTGTTATGGTACCGCTTTTTGCGGTCAGTATCGTTATGTGGTTGCTTATTATCGACCGTGCCATGTTTTTCAGACGCCTGTATCACAAGAATATGGATTCAAAAACTGCATGGAGTCATACTAACGAAGGTCGTATGCCGGACCCTGCACAATATCGTGGGGTGGTTTCACTGCTTGTGGCGGAATTTGTGAGCAGGCGTCACGGGAACAAGGAGTTGGATCTTCATATTCTTGATGAAATTATACAGAAGCTCAGCCGCCGCCTTACTGGTTATTTGGCGTTAATCGGCGTACTTGCAGCTATAGCGCCACTTTTGGGTTTGCTGGGTACTGTAACCGGCATGATTGCAACATTTGATGTGCTGGCAGTATTTGGAACAGGTAATGCAAAAGCTATGGCAGGAGGTATTTCAGAAGCTTTGATTACTACTCAAACCGGTCTTTTGGTGGCGATACCAGGTTTGTATATGAAAGGTTTTCTGGACCGACGAGCGCAGATATTAAAACAACGAATTGAAGCAGTAGGGTTTTATTTAAAACGGCATTTATAA